In Babylonia areolata isolate BAREFJ2019XMU chromosome 10, ASM4173473v1, whole genome shotgun sequence, the following proteins share a genomic window:
- the LOC143286328 gene encoding apolipoprotein D-like — protein MLRAAVMLCCLAVVSGFLLDSVGNAIGSAVSVFLTGGAPRTVTELDDSKYLGRWYQMYASESVALTFERNAVCVTADYGVSPDGRITVLNSDRLESVTGPLDVIHGYATKSNTIGQLTVHLETVPVPAPYWVIKLGPATFGPNGQYQYSVVTDNIKATLFVLARDVQVFREKYEAEVLQFLKDEGFTNALNKPIATLHTPECVYNTVPSS, from the coding sequence ATGTTGAGGGCTGCGGTGATGCTGTGCTGCCTGGCAGTGGTCAGTGGCTTTCTGTTGGACTCTGTGGGCAACGCCATCGGGTCCGCTGTCAGCGTCTTTCTGACCGGTGGTGCTCCCAGAACGGTGACTGAGCTGGATGACAGCAAGTACCTTGGCAGGTGGTACCAGATGTACGCCAGCGAATCTGTGGCCTTGACGTTTGAGAGGAACGCTGTCTGCGTGACAGCTGACTACGGAGTGTCACCTGATGGCCGCATCACTGTGCTCAACTCCGACAGACTGGAATCAGTGACCGGACCCCTGGACGTCATCCACGGCTACGCCACCAAGAGCAACACCATCGGACAGTTGACCGTTCACCTGGAGactgtccctgtccctgccccTTACTGGGTGATCAAGCTGGGACCTGCCACCTTCGGACCCAACGGTCAGTACCAGTATTCAGTGGTGACTGACAACATCAAGGCCACGCTCTTCGTCCTGGCACGAGATGTCCAGGTGTTCCGTGAGAAGTATGAGGCTGAGGttcttcagttcctcaaggatGAAGGGTTCACCAACGCCCTCAACAAGCCCATCGC